Proteins encoded within one genomic window of Xiphophorus maculatus strain JP 163 A chromosome 11, X_maculatus-5.0-male, whole genome shotgun sequence:
- the LOC102229168 gene encoding arfaptin-2-like isoform X1, producing MTDSVMSKAATMEIPINSNGDTGALAEDDSLEQAAKLQWSLDEKVGSSRGTRDLQQVMVSGPNLNETSIVSGGYGGTAEGIIPTGSIKGPNMQHSTSSSSMTAEEATRGVAVEKYEAVKKWGLNTYKCTKQMISERFGRGSRTVDLELEAQIEVLRDTKRKYENVLRLAKALTNHFYNMVQTQHALGDTFADLSQKSPELRDEFGYNAETQKLLCKNGETLLGAINFFVSSINTLVNKTMEDTLMTIRMYENARLEFDAYRSDLEELSLGPRDAVTMARTEAAQEQYQVHKEKYERLRSDVIIKLKFLEENKVKVMHKQLLLFHNAISAYFAGNQEQLEQTLKQFNIKLRPPGADQPSWLEEQ from the exons ATGACGGACAGTGTTATGAGTAAAGCAGCCACAATGGAGATTCCTATTAACAGTAATGGAGACACGGGGGCATTAGCAGAAGACGACAGCCTTGAACAG GCTGCAAAGCTGCAGTGGAGCTTAGATGAGAAGGTAGGGAGCTCCAGAGGCACCAGG GATCTACAGCAGGTGATGGTATCAGGTCCCAATCTCAACGAGACAAGCATTGTTTCTGGAGGCTATGGAGGAACAGCTGAGGGAATCATTCCCACCGGCTCAATTAAAG GTCCCAACATGCAAcacagcaccagcagcagctcgATGACAGCAGAAGAGGCAACGCGTGGTGTGGCTGTGGAAAAATATGAAGCAGTGAAAAAATGGGGTTTAAACACCTATAAG TGTACAAAGCAAATGATCTCAGAGCGTTTTGGTCGCGGCTCTCGGACTGTGGACCTGGAGCTGGAGGCTCAGATAGAGGTTCTGAGGGACACCAAaaggaaatatgaaaatgtgCTGCGGTTGGCCAAAGCGCTGACCAATCATTTTTACAACATGGTGCAGACACAGCACGCGTTGGGTGACACGTTTGCTGATCTCAGTCAGAAATCTCCAGAGCTACGA GATGAGTTTGGCTACAATGCAGAGACCCAGAAACTACTGTGTAAGAATGGGGAGACTTTACTTGGTGCCATTAACTTTTTTGTGTCCAGCATTAACACGTTAGTCAATAAGACAATGGAGGACACTCTGATGACAATCAGAATGTATGAAAATGCGAG actGGAGTTTGATGCCTACCGGTCAGACCTTGAGGAGCTAAGTTTGGGTCCCAGAGATGCAGTGACCATGGCCCGTACAGAGGCTGCACAAGAGCAGTACCAAGTTCATAAGGAAAAGTATGAACGCCTTCGCTCAGATGTTATCATTAAGCTCAAATTTCTGGAGGAAAATAAG GTGAAGGTAATGCATAAGCAGCTCCTTCTCTTCCATAATGCCATCTCAGCGTACTTTGCTGGCAATCAGGAGCAGCTGGAGCAAACGCTGAAGCAGTTTAATATAAAGTTGAGGCCGCCAGGGGCCGACCAGCCTTCCTGGTTAGAAGAGCAGTGA
- the LOC102229168 gene encoding arfaptin-2-like isoform X3: MTDSVMSKAATMEIPINSNGDTGALAEDDSLEQDLQQVMVSGPNLNETSIVSGGYGGTAEGIIPTGSIKGPNMQHSTSSSSMTAEEATRGVAVEKYEAVKKWGLNTYKCTKQMISERFGRGSRTVDLELEAQIEVLRDTKRKYENVLRLAKALTNHFYNMVQTQHALGDTFADLSQKSPELRDEFGYNAETQKLLCKNGETLLGAINFFVSSINTLVNKTMEDTLMTIRMYENARLEFDAYRSDLEELSLGPRDAVTMARTEAAQEQYQVHKEKYERLRSDVIIKLKFLEENKVKVMHKQLLLFHNAISAYFAGNQEQLEQTLKQFNIKLRPPGADQPSWLEEQ, translated from the exons ATGACGGACAGTGTTATGAGTAAAGCAGCCACAATGGAGATTCCTATTAACAGTAATGGAGACACGGGGGCATTAGCAGAAGACGACAGCCTTGAACAG GATCTACAGCAGGTGATGGTATCAGGTCCCAATCTCAACGAGACAAGCATTGTTTCTGGAGGCTATGGAGGAACAGCTGAGGGAATCATTCCCACCGGCTCAATTAAAG GTCCCAACATGCAAcacagcaccagcagcagctcgATGACAGCAGAAGAGGCAACGCGTGGTGTGGCTGTGGAAAAATATGAAGCAGTGAAAAAATGGGGTTTAAACACCTATAAG TGTACAAAGCAAATGATCTCAGAGCGTTTTGGTCGCGGCTCTCGGACTGTGGACCTGGAGCTGGAGGCTCAGATAGAGGTTCTGAGGGACACCAAaaggaaatatgaaaatgtgCTGCGGTTGGCCAAAGCGCTGACCAATCATTTTTACAACATGGTGCAGACACAGCACGCGTTGGGTGACACGTTTGCTGATCTCAGTCAGAAATCTCCAGAGCTACGA GATGAGTTTGGCTACAATGCAGAGACCCAGAAACTACTGTGTAAGAATGGGGAGACTTTACTTGGTGCCATTAACTTTTTTGTGTCCAGCATTAACACGTTAGTCAATAAGACAATGGAGGACACTCTGATGACAATCAGAATGTATGAAAATGCGAG actGGAGTTTGATGCCTACCGGTCAGACCTTGAGGAGCTAAGTTTGGGTCCCAGAGATGCAGTGACCATGGCCCGTACAGAGGCTGCACAAGAGCAGTACCAAGTTCATAAGGAAAAGTATGAACGCCTTCGCTCAGATGTTATCATTAAGCTCAAATTTCTGGAGGAAAATAAG GTGAAGGTAATGCATAAGCAGCTCCTTCTCTTCCATAATGCCATCTCAGCGTACTTTGCTGGCAATCAGGAGCAGCTGGAGCAAACGCTGAAGCAGTTTAATATAAAGTTGAGGCCGCCAGGGGCCGACCAGCCTTCCTGGTTAGAAGAGCAGTGA
- the LOC102229168 gene encoding arfaptin-2-like isoform X5: MTDSVMSKAATMEIPINSNGDTGALAEDDSLEQAAKLQWSLDEKDLQQVMVSGPNLNETSIVSGGYGGTAEGIIPTGSIKGPAVCYNPEFNKRIPVTGFGPNMQHSTSSSSMTAEEATRGVAVEKYEAVKKWGLNTYKCTKQMISERFGRGSRTVDLELEAQIEVLRDTKRKYENVLRLAKALTNHFYNMVQTQHALGDTFADLSQKSPELRDEFGYNAETQKLLCKNGETLLGAINFFVSSINTLVNKTMEDTLMTIRMYENARLEFDAYRSDLEELSLGPRDAVTMARTEAAQEQYQVHKEKYERLRSDVIIKLKFLEENKVKVMHKQLLLFHNAISAYFAGNQEQLEQTLKQFNIKLRPPGADQPSWLEEQ, translated from the exons ATGACGGACAGTGTTATGAGTAAAGCAGCCACAATGGAGATTCCTATTAACAGTAATGGAGACACGGGGGCATTAGCAGAAGACGACAGCCTTGAACAG GCTGCAAAGCTGCAGTGGAGCTTAGATGAGAAG GATCTACAGCAGGTGATGGTATCAGGTCCCAATCTCAACGAGACAAGCATTGTTTCTGGAGGCTATGGAGGAACAGCTGAGGGAATCATTCCCACCGGCTCAATTAAAG gCCCTGCTGTGTGCTACAATCCTGAGTTTAACAAAAGGATCCCTGTTACAGGATTTG GTCCCAACATGCAAcacagcaccagcagcagctcgATGACAGCAGAAGAGGCAACGCGTGGTGTGGCTGTGGAAAAATATGAAGCAGTGAAAAAATGGGGTTTAAACACCTATAAG TGTACAAAGCAAATGATCTCAGAGCGTTTTGGTCGCGGCTCTCGGACTGTGGACCTGGAGCTGGAGGCTCAGATAGAGGTTCTGAGGGACACCAAaaggaaatatgaaaatgtgCTGCGGTTGGCCAAAGCGCTGACCAATCATTTTTACAACATGGTGCAGACACAGCACGCGTTGGGTGACACGTTTGCTGATCTCAGTCAGAAATCTCCAGAGCTACGA GATGAGTTTGGCTACAATGCAGAGACCCAGAAACTACTGTGTAAGAATGGGGAGACTTTACTTGGTGCCATTAACTTTTTTGTGTCCAGCATTAACACGTTAGTCAATAAGACAATGGAGGACACTCTGATGACAATCAGAATGTATGAAAATGCGAG actGGAGTTTGATGCCTACCGGTCAGACCTTGAGGAGCTAAGTTTGGGTCCCAGAGATGCAGTGACCATGGCCCGTACAGAGGCTGCACAAGAGCAGTACCAAGTTCATAAGGAAAAGTATGAACGCCTTCGCTCAGATGTTATCATTAAGCTCAAATTTCTGGAGGAAAATAAG GTGAAGGTAATGCATAAGCAGCTCCTTCTCTTCCATAATGCCATCTCAGCGTACTTTGCTGGCAATCAGGAGCAGCTGGAGCAAACGCTGAAGCAGTTTAATATAAAGTTGAGGCCGCCAGGGGCCGACCAGCCTTCCTGGTTAGAAGAGCAGTGA
- the LOC102229168 gene encoding arfaptin-2-like isoform X2, whose protein sequence is MTDSVMSKAATMEIPINSNGDTGALAEDDSLEQAAKLQWSLDEKDLQQVMVSGPNLNETSIVSGGYGGTAEGIIPTGSIKGPNMQHSTSSSSMTAEEATRGVAVEKYEAVKKWGLNTYKCTKQMISERFGRGSRTVDLELEAQIEVLRDTKRKYENVLRLAKALTNHFYNMVQTQHALGDTFADLSQKSPELRDEFGYNAETQKLLCKNGETLLGAINFFVSSINTLVNKTMEDTLMTIRMYENARLEFDAYRSDLEELSLGPRDAVTMARTEAAQEQYQVHKEKYERLRSDVIIKLKFLEENKVKVMHKQLLLFHNAISAYFAGNQEQLEQTLKQFNIKLRPPGADQPSWLEEQ, encoded by the exons ATGACGGACAGTGTTATGAGTAAAGCAGCCACAATGGAGATTCCTATTAACAGTAATGGAGACACGGGGGCATTAGCAGAAGACGACAGCCTTGAACAG GCTGCAAAGCTGCAGTGGAGCTTAGATGAGAAG GATCTACAGCAGGTGATGGTATCAGGTCCCAATCTCAACGAGACAAGCATTGTTTCTGGAGGCTATGGAGGAACAGCTGAGGGAATCATTCCCACCGGCTCAATTAAAG GTCCCAACATGCAAcacagcaccagcagcagctcgATGACAGCAGAAGAGGCAACGCGTGGTGTGGCTGTGGAAAAATATGAAGCAGTGAAAAAATGGGGTTTAAACACCTATAAG TGTACAAAGCAAATGATCTCAGAGCGTTTTGGTCGCGGCTCTCGGACTGTGGACCTGGAGCTGGAGGCTCAGATAGAGGTTCTGAGGGACACCAAaaggaaatatgaaaatgtgCTGCGGTTGGCCAAAGCGCTGACCAATCATTTTTACAACATGGTGCAGACACAGCACGCGTTGGGTGACACGTTTGCTGATCTCAGTCAGAAATCTCCAGAGCTACGA GATGAGTTTGGCTACAATGCAGAGACCCAGAAACTACTGTGTAAGAATGGGGAGACTTTACTTGGTGCCATTAACTTTTTTGTGTCCAGCATTAACACGTTAGTCAATAAGACAATGGAGGACACTCTGATGACAATCAGAATGTATGAAAATGCGAG actGGAGTTTGATGCCTACCGGTCAGACCTTGAGGAGCTAAGTTTGGGTCCCAGAGATGCAGTGACCATGGCCCGTACAGAGGCTGCACAAGAGCAGTACCAAGTTCATAAGGAAAAGTATGAACGCCTTCGCTCAGATGTTATCATTAAGCTCAAATTTCTGGAGGAAAATAAG GTGAAGGTAATGCATAAGCAGCTCCTTCTCTTCCATAATGCCATCTCAGCGTACTTTGCTGGCAATCAGGAGCAGCTGGAGCAAACGCTGAAGCAGTTTAATATAAAGTTGAGGCCGCCAGGGGCCGACCAGCCTTCCTGGTTAGAAGAGCAGTGA
- the LOC102229168 gene encoding arfaptin-2-like isoform X4: protein MVSGPNLNETSIVSGGYGGTAEGIIPTGSIKGPNMQHSTSSSSMTAEEATRGVAVEKYEAVKKWGLNTYKCTKQMISERFGRGSRTVDLELEAQIEVLRDTKRKYENVLRLAKALTNHFYNMVQTQHALGDTFADLSQKSPELRDEFGYNAETQKLLCKNGETLLGAINFFVSSINTLVNKTMEDTLMTIRMYENARLEFDAYRSDLEELSLGPRDAVTMARTEAAQEQYQVHKEKYERLRSDVIIKLKFLEENKVKVMHKQLLLFHNAISAYFAGNQEQLEQTLKQFNIKLRPPGADQPSWLEEQ, encoded by the exons ATGGTATCAGGTCCCAATCTCAACGAGACAAGCATTGTTTCTGGAGGCTATGGAGGAACAGCTGAGGGAATCATTCCCACCGGCTCAATTAAAG GTCCCAACATGCAAcacagcaccagcagcagctcgATGACAGCAGAAGAGGCAACGCGTGGTGTGGCTGTGGAAAAATATGAAGCAGTGAAAAAATGGGGTTTAAACACCTATAAG TGTACAAAGCAAATGATCTCAGAGCGTTTTGGTCGCGGCTCTCGGACTGTGGACCTGGAGCTGGAGGCTCAGATAGAGGTTCTGAGGGACACCAAaaggaaatatgaaaatgtgCTGCGGTTGGCCAAAGCGCTGACCAATCATTTTTACAACATGGTGCAGACACAGCACGCGTTGGGTGACACGTTTGCTGATCTCAGTCAGAAATCTCCAGAGCTACGA GATGAGTTTGGCTACAATGCAGAGACCCAGAAACTACTGTGTAAGAATGGGGAGACTTTACTTGGTGCCATTAACTTTTTTGTGTCCAGCATTAACACGTTAGTCAATAAGACAATGGAGGACACTCTGATGACAATCAGAATGTATGAAAATGCGAG actGGAGTTTGATGCCTACCGGTCAGACCTTGAGGAGCTAAGTTTGGGTCCCAGAGATGCAGTGACCATGGCCCGTACAGAGGCTGCACAAGAGCAGTACCAAGTTCATAAGGAAAAGTATGAACGCCTTCGCTCAGATGTTATCATTAAGCTCAAATTTCTGGAGGAAAATAAG GTGAAGGTAATGCATAAGCAGCTCCTTCTCTTCCATAATGCCATCTCAGCGTACTTTGCTGGCAATCAGGAGCAGCTGGAGCAAACGCTGAAGCAGTTTAATATAAAGTTGAGGCCGCCAGGGGCCGACCAGCCTTCCTGGTTAGAAGAGCAGTGA